In the genome of Dermacentor andersoni chromosome 3, qqDerAnde1_hic_scaffold, whole genome shotgun sequence, one region contains:
- the LOC129383000 gene encoding uncharacterized protein has protein sequence MGLLLYQDEGMGSQRLQSFGWAFLSACLVAGQEFFAHTTKDIPQGVLLFHSSFTSLLFSTLLAGNVLESPKALLTKVDMGEMSMASQTAFAYVFFVSKARETDQGLANMYKYAMDVLMACALTWTFLPEDVVPPSSYGAAVFVLCAVVTAEVQRLHYIPRPAPGARVRIRFFM, from the exons ATGGGGCTACTGTTGTACCAGGACGAAGGGATGGGTTCGCAGAGACTGCAGAGCTTTGGGTGGGCCTTCCTGTCTGCCTGCCTGGTCGCTGGCCAAGAGTTTTTCGCGCACACCACGAAGGACATCCCCCAGGGGGTGCTGCTGTTCCACTCGTCCTTCACATCGCTCCTATTCTCAACCCTGCTCGCCGGCAACGTGCTCGAAAGCCCCAAGGCGCTGCTGACCAAG GTCGACATGGGTGAGATGAGCATGGCCAGCCAGACGGCGTTCGCCTACGTCTTCTTCGTGTCCAAGGCGCGCGAGACGGACCAGGGACTGGCGAACATGTACAAGTACGCCATGGACGTGCTCATGGCGTGCGCTCTCACGTGGACGTTCCTGCCCGAGGATGTCGTGCCACCTTCCAGCTACGGAGCGGCCGTTTTCGTTCTTTGCGCCGTCGTGACGGCCGAGGTGCAGCGGCTGCACTACATACCCCGACCAGCGCCAGGCGCCAGGGTCCGCATACGCTTCTTCATGTGA